From a region of the Oncorhynchus tshawytscha isolate Ot180627B linkage group LG14, Otsh_v2.0, whole genome shotgun sequence genome:
- the LOC112266382 gene encoding uncharacterized protein LOC112266382 isoform X3, with protein MNCGIYIVREHRTEQGYVNSYIFTKMQTEPYSSKLYKPVLLARMRCETGIRPCEMSCPRFPYGNEMFCSALWDPQICLMMVKRRTFPLLIASALAVMVYVIFTLPRSQPGNHQHLYPHHISDQSITPVNDTKHFMVGAYKEHRLEGSSVRIISIFRRDSVQPLYCVFYCGTHWANGTKAEVQMHSDHFGFLFVTTDVLCPKHPDCDPSHVTLAIQADAELAQNQTFLRIQNLVKKEEEEFQSNFTVCWSNLFGDYNNVLQVTQTLEMYKLLGVQHVVVYNTSCGPDLERLLQSYTQEGFVEVVPWPINQYMNPSSGWQPSEHGGDIHYYGQLTTLNDCVYRNMYQSRYVLLNDIDEIITPYQHQTLPQMMDVIQRQNPKAEVFLIENHIFPKSQFEPSGRFERPTWRDVPGINIMEHIYREEPDYRIYHPSKMIVRPRAVEQTSVHSV; from the exons ATGAATTGTGGTATTTATATAGTTAGAGAACATCGAACAGAACAAGGTTATGTCAATAGCTACATTTTCACCAAAATGCAGACAGAACCTTATAGTTCCAAACTCTACAAACCGGTTCTACTAGCAAGGATGCGCTGTGAGACAGGCATACGCCCATGTGAGATGTCATGCCCTAGGTTTCCCTATGGAAATGAAATGTTTTGCTCGGCATTGTGGGACCCACAG ATCTGTCTCATGATGGTGAAGAGGCGTACGTTCCCTCTACTGATAGCTTCTGCTCTGGCAGTCATGGTCTACGTCATCTTCACATTGCCCAG GTCACAGCCAGGCAACCACCAGCACCTCTATCCGCACCACATCTCTGACCAGTCCATCACACCTGTCAACGACACCAAACACTTCATGGTGGGGGCCTACAAGGAACATCGTTTGGAGGGAAGCTCCGTACGCATCATTAGTATCTTCAGAAGAGACTCTGTCCAGCCTCTGTACTGTGTGTTCTACTGTGGTACTCACTGGGCTAATGGAACGAAGGCTGAAGTCCAGATGCACTCTGATCACTTTG GTTTCCTCTTCGTGACGACCGACGTCCTTTGTCCGAAACATCCCGACTGTGACCCGTCACACGTGACCCTCGCCATACAAGCTGACGCCGAGCTCGCTCAGAACCAAACCTTCCTCCGCATCCAGAACCTTGtgaaaaaggaggaagaggagtttcAGTCCAACTTCACTGTCTGTTGGTCCAATTTATTTGGCGATTATAACAACGTGCTTCAGGTCACCCAGACTCTGGAGATGTACAA GTTGTTGGGAGTGCAGCATGTTGTGGTGTATAACACCAGCTGTGGACCAGACCTGGAGAGACTGctacagagttacacacaggaggGCTTTGTTGAA GTGGTGCCCTGGCCTATCAACCAATACATGAACCCGTCCAGTGGGTGGCAGCCCAGTGAACATGGAGGGGACATCCACTACTATGGCCAGTTGACCACTCTAAATGACTGTGTCTACAGAAATATGTATCAGTCACGCTATGTACTGCTGAACGACATCGATGAGATTATAACTCCATACCAGCATCAAACCCTGCCCCAGATGATGGATGTAATTCAGAGGCAAAACCCAAAG GCTGAAGTGTTCCTCATAGAGAACCACATCTTCCCTAAGTCCCAGTTTGAGCCCAGTGGAAGGTTTGAACGACCCACCTGGAGGGACGTTCCAGGGATCAACATCATGGAGCACATCTACAGAGAGGAGCCAGACTATCGCATCTACCACCCCTCCAAGATGATAGTACGGCCCAG GGCAGTGGAGCAGACGTCGGTCCACTCTGTCTAA
- the LOC112266382 gene encoding uncharacterized protein LOC112266382 isoform X5 — protein MQSFSWIYTQICLMMVKRRTFPLLIASALAVMVYVIFTLPRSQPGNHQHLYPHHISDQSITPVNDTKHFMVGAYKEHRLEGSSVRIISIFRRDSVQPLYCVFYCGTHWANGTKAEVQMHSDHFGFLFVTTDVLCPKHPDCDPSHVTLAIQADAELAQNQTFLRIQNLVKKEEEEFQSNFTVCWSNLFGDYNNVLQVTQTLEMYKLLGVQHVVVYNTSCGPDLERLLQSYTQEGFVEVVPWPINQYMNPSSGWQPSEHGGDIHYYGQLTTLNDCVYRNMYQSRYVLLNDIDEIITPYQHQTLPQMMDVIQRQNPKAEVFLIENHIFPKSQFEPSGRFERPTWRDVPGINIMEHIYREEPDYRIYHPSKMIVRPRAVEQTSVHSVLRNFGQTVKVPPNVCHIIHVRVPLQGGLTKKELHEDKRVWDYERQLVPNVDKALEKAGLLRM, from the exons ATGCAGTCCTTTTCCTGGATTTACACACAG ATCTGTCTCATGATGGTGAAGAGGCGTACGTTCCCTCTACTGATAGCTTCTGCTCTGGCAGTCATGGTCTACGTCATCTTCACATTGCCCAG GTCACAGCCAGGCAACCACCAGCACCTCTATCCGCACCACATCTCTGACCAGTCCATCACACCTGTCAACGACACCAAACACTTCATGGTGGGGGCCTACAAGGAACATCGTTTGGAGGGAAGCTCCGTACGCATCATTAGTATCTTCAGAAGAGACTCTGTCCAGCCTCTGTACTGTGTGTTCTACTGTGGTACTCACTGGGCTAATGGAACGAAGGCTGAAGTCCAGATGCACTCTGATCACTTTG GTTTCCTCTTCGTGACGACCGACGTCCTTTGTCCGAAACATCCCGACTGTGACCCGTCACACGTGACCCTCGCCATACAAGCTGACGCCGAGCTCGCTCAGAACCAAACCTTCCTCCGCATCCAGAACCTTGtgaaaaaggaggaagaggagtttcAGTCCAACTTCACTGTCTGTTGGTCCAATTTATTTGGCGATTATAACAACGTGCTTCAGGTCACCCAGACTCTGGAGATGTACAA GTTGTTGGGAGTGCAGCATGTTGTGGTGTATAACACCAGCTGTGGACCAGACCTGGAGAGACTGctacagagttacacacaggaggGCTTTGTTGAA GTGGTGCCCTGGCCTATCAACCAATACATGAACCCGTCCAGTGGGTGGCAGCCCAGTGAACATGGAGGGGACATCCACTACTATGGCCAGTTGACCACTCTAAATGACTGTGTCTACAGAAATATGTATCAGTCACGCTATGTACTGCTGAACGACATCGATGAGATTATAACTCCATACCAGCATCAAACCCTGCCCCAGATGATGGATGTAATTCAGAGGCAAAACCCAAAG GCTGAAGTGTTCCTCATAGAGAACCACATCTTCCCTAAGTCCCAGTTTGAGCCCAGTGGAAGGTTTGAACGACCCACCTGGAGGGACGTTCCAGGGATCAACATCATGGAGCACATCTACAGAGAGGAGCCAGACTATCGCATCTACCACCCCTCCAAGATGATAGTACGGCCCAG GGCAGTGGAGCAGACGTCGGTCCACTCTGTGCTGCGTAACTTTGGGCAGACAGTGAAGGTTCCTCCTAACGTGTGTCATATCATCCATGTCAGAGTTCCCCTACAAGGAGGACTGACCAAGAAGGAGCTGCATGAAGACAAGAGGGTCTGGGACTACGAGAGACAGCTGGTTCCTAATGTAGATAAAGCATTGGAGAAGGCAGGACTACTGCGCATGTGA
- the LOC112266382 gene encoding uncharacterized protein LOC112266382 isoform X4 → MNCGIYIVREHRTEQGYVNSYIFTKMQTEPYSSKLYKPVLLARMRCETGIRPCEMSCPRFPYGNEMFCSALWDPQICLMMVKRRTFPLLIASALAVMVYVIFTLPRSQPGNHQHLYPHHISDQSITPVNDTKHFMVGAYKEHRLEGSSVRIISIFRRDSVQPLYCVFYCGTHWANGTKAEVQMHSDHFGFLFVTTDVLCPKHPDCDPSHVTLAIQADAELAQNQTFLRIQNLVKKEEEEFQSNFTVCWSNLFGDYNNVLQVTQTLEMYKLLGVQHVVVYNTSCGPDLERLLQSYTQEGFVEVVPWPINQYMNPSSGWQPSEHGGDIHYYGQLTTLNDCVYRNMYQSRYVLLNDIDEIITPYQHQTLPQMMDVIQRQNPKAEVFLIENHIFPKSQFEPSGRFERPTWRDVPGINIMEHIYREEPDYRIYHPSKMIVRPRLESTTPPR, encoded by the exons ATGAATTGTGGTATTTATATAGTTAGAGAACATCGAACAGAACAAGGTTATGTCAATAGCTACATTTTCACCAAAATGCAGACAGAACCTTATAGTTCCAAACTCTACAAACCGGTTCTACTAGCAAGGATGCGCTGTGAGACAGGCATACGCCCATGTGAGATGTCATGCCCTAGGTTTCCCTATGGAAATGAAATGTTTTGCTCGGCATTGTGGGACCCACAG ATCTGTCTCATGATGGTGAAGAGGCGTACGTTCCCTCTACTGATAGCTTCTGCTCTGGCAGTCATGGTCTACGTCATCTTCACATTGCCCAG GTCACAGCCAGGCAACCACCAGCACCTCTATCCGCACCACATCTCTGACCAGTCCATCACACCTGTCAACGACACCAAACACTTCATGGTGGGGGCCTACAAGGAACATCGTTTGGAGGGAAGCTCCGTACGCATCATTAGTATCTTCAGAAGAGACTCTGTCCAGCCTCTGTACTGTGTGTTCTACTGTGGTACTCACTGGGCTAATGGAACGAAGGCTGAAGTCCAGATGCACTCTGATCACTTTG GTTTCCTCTTCGTGACGACCGACGTCCTTTGTCCGAAACATCCCGACTGTGACCCGTCACACGTGACCCTCGCCATACAAGCTGACGCCGAGCTCGCTCAGAACCAAACCTTCCTCCGCATCCAGAACCTTGtgaaaaaggaggaagaggagtttcAGTCCAACTTCACTGTCTGTTGGTCCAATTTATTTGGCGATTATAACAACGTGCTTCAGGTCACCCAGACTCTGGAGATGTACAA GTTGTTGGGAGTGCAGCATGTTGTGGTGTATAACACCAGCTGTGGACCAGACCTGGAGAGACTGctacagagttacacacaggaggGCTTTGTTGAA GTGGTGCCCTGGCCTATCAACCAATACATGAACCCGTCCAGTGGGTGGCAGCCCAGTGAACATGGAGGGGACATCCACTACTATGGCCAGTTGACCACTCTAAATGACTGTGTCTACAGAAATATGTATCAGTCACGCTATGTACTGCTGAACGACATCGATGAGATTATAACTCCATACCAGCATCAAACCCTGCCCCAGATGATGGATGTAATTCAGAGGCAAAACCCAAAG GCTGAAGTGTTCCTCATAGAGAACCACATCTTCCCTAAGTCCCAGTTTGAGCCCAGTGGAAGGTTTGAACGACCCACCTGGAGGGACGTTCCAGGGATCAACATCATGGAGCACATCTACAGAGAGGAGCCAGACTATCGCATCTACCACCCCTCCAAGATGATAGTACGGCCCAGGTTAGAATCTACCACCCCTCCAAGATGA
- the LOC112266382 gene encoding uncharacterized protein LOC112266382 isoform X2 has protein sequence MNCGIYIVREHRTEQGYVNSYIFTKMQTEPYSSKLYKPVLLARMRCETGIRPCEMSCPRFPYGNEMFCSALWDPQICLMMVKRRTFPLLIASALAVMVYVIFTLPRSQPGNHQHLYPHHISDQSITPVNDTKHFMVGAYKEHRLEGSSVRIISIFRRDSVQPLYCVFYCGTHWANGTKAEVQMHSDHFGFLFVTTDVLCPKHPDCDPSHVTLAIQADAELAQNQTFLRIQNLVKKEEEEFQSNFTVCWSNLFGDYNNVLQVTQTLEMYKLLGVQHVVVYNTSCGPDLERLLQSYTQEGFVEVVPWPINQYMNPSSGWQPSEHGGDIHYYGQLTTLNDCVYRNMYQSRYVLLNDIDEIITPYQHQTLPQMMDVIQRQNPKAEVFLIENHIFPKSQFEPSGRFERPTWRDVPGINIMEHIYREEPDYRIYHPSKMIVRPRVPLQGGLTKKELHEDKRVWDYERQLVPNVDKALEKAGLLRM, from the exons ATGAATTGTGGTATTTATATAGTTAGAGAACATCGAACAGAACAAGGTTATGTCAATAGCTACATTTTCACCAAAATGCAGACAGAACCTTATAGTTCCAAACTCTACAAACCGGTTCTACTAGCAAGGATGCGCTGTGAGACAGGCATACGCCCATGTGAGATGTCATGCCCTAGGTTTCCCTATGGAAATGAAATGTTTTGCTCGGCATTGTGGGACCCACAG ATCTGTCTCATGATGGTGAAGAGGCGTACGTTCCCTCTACTGATAGCTTCTGCTCTGGCAGTCATGGTCTACGTCATCTTCACATTGCCCAG GTCACAGCCAGGCAACCACCAGCACCTCTATCCGCACCACATCTCTGACCAGTCCATCACACCTGTCAACGACACCAAACACTTCATGGTGGGGGCCTACAAGGAACATCGTTTGGAGGGAAGCTCCGTACGCATCATTAGTATCTTCAGAAGAGACTCTGTCCAGCCTCTGTACTGTGTGTTCTACTGTGGTACTCACTGGGCTAATGGAACGAAGGCTGAAGTCCAGATGCACTCTGATCACTTTG GTTTCCTCTTCGTGACGACCGACGTCCTTTGTCCGAAACATCCCGACTGTGACCCGTCACACGTGACCCTCGCCATACAAGCTGACGCCGAGCTCGCTCAGAACCAAACCTTCCTCCGCATCCAGAACCTTGtgaaaaaggaggaagaggagtttcAGTCCAACTTCACTGTCTGTTGGTCCAATTTATTTGGCGATTATAACAACGTGCTTCAGGTCACCCAGACTCTGGAGATGTACAA GTTGTTGGGAGTGCAGCATGTTGTGGTGTATAACACCAGCTGTGGACCAGACCTGGAGAGACTGctacagagttacacacaggaggGCTTTGTTGAA GTGGTGCCCTGGCCTATCAACCAATACATGAACCCGTCCAGTGGGTGGCAGCCCAGTGAACATGGAGGGGACATCCACTACTATGGCCAGTTGACCACTCTAAATGACTGTGTCTACAGAAATATGTATCAGTCACGCTATGTACTGCTGAACGACATCGATGAGATTATAACTCCATACCAGCATCAAACCCTGCCCCAGATGATGGATGTAATTCAGAGGCAAAACCCAAAG GCTGAAGTGTTCCTCATAGAGAACCACATCTTCCCTAAGTCCCAGTTTGAGCCCAGTGGAAGGTTTGAACGACCCACCTGGAGGGACGTTCCAGGGATCAACATCATGGAGCACATCTACAGAGAGGAGCCAGACTATCGCATCTACCACCCCTCCAAGATGATAGTACGGCCCAG AGTTCCCCTACAAGGAGGACTGACCAAGAAGGAGCTGCATGAAGACAAGAGGGTCTGGGACTACGAGAGACAGCTGGTTCCTAATGTAGATAAAGCATTGGAGAAGGCAGGACTACTGCGCATGTGA
- the LOC112266382 gene encoding uncharacterized protein LOC112266382 isoform X1 → MNCGIYIVREHRTEQGYVNSYIFTKMQTEPYSSKLYKPVLLARMRCETGIRPCEMSCPRFPYGNEMFCSALWDPQICLMMVKRRTFPLLIASALAVMVYVIFTLPRSQPGNHQHLYPHHISDQSITPVNDTKHFMVGAYKEHRLEGSSVRIISIFRRDSVQPLYCVFYCGTHWANGTKAEVQMHSDHFGFLFVTTDVLCPKHPDCDPSHVTLAIQADAELAQNQTFLRIQNLVKKEEEEFQSNFTVCWSNLFGDYNNVLQVTQTLEMYKLLGVQHVVVYNTSCGPDLERLLQSYTQEGFVEVVPWPINQYMNPSSGWQPSEHGGDIHYYGQLTTLNDCVYRNMYQSRYVLLNDIDEIITPYQHQTLPQMMDVIQRQNPKAEVFLIENHIFPKSQFEPSGRFERPTWRDVPGINIMEHIYREEPDYRIYHPSKMIVRPRAVEQTSVHSVLRNFGQTVKVPPNVCHIIHVRVPLQGGLTKKELHEDKRVWDYERQLVPNVDKALEKAGLLRM, encoded by the exons ATGAATTGTGGTATTTATATAGTTAGAGAACATCGAACAGAACAAGGTTATGTCAATAGCTACATTTTCACCAAAATGCAGACAGAACCTTATAGTTCCAAACTCTACAAACCGGTTCTACTAGCAAGGATGCGCTGTGAGACAGGCATACGCCCATGTGAGATGTCATGCCCTAGGTTTCCCTATGGAAATGAAATGTTTTGCTCGGCATTGTGGGACCCACAG ATCTGTCTCATGATGGTGAAGAGGCGTACGTTCCCTCTACTGATAGCTTCTGCTCTGGCAGTCATGGTCTACGTCATCTTCACATTGCCCAG GTCACAGCCAGGCAACCACCAGCACCTCTATCCGCACCACATCTCTGACCAGTCCATCACACCTGTCAACGACACCAAACACTTCATGGTGGGGGCCTACAAGGAACATCGTTTGGAGGGAAGCTCCGTACGCATCATTAGTATCTTCAGAAGAGACTCTGTCCAGCCTCTGTACTGTGTGTTCTACTGTGGTACTCACTGGGCTAATGGAACGAAGGCTGAAGTCCAGATGCACTCTGATCACTTTG GTTTCCTCTTCGTGACGACCGACGTCCTTTGTCCGAAACATCCCGACTGTGACCCGTCACACGTGACCCTCGCCATACAAGCTGACGCCGAGCTCGCTCAGAACCAAACCTTCCTCCGCATCCAGAACCTTGtgaaaaaggaggaagaggagtttcAGTCCAACTTCACTGTCTGTTGGTCCAATTTATTTGGCGATTATAACAACGTGCTTCAGGTCACCCAGACTCTGGAGATGTACAA GTTGTTGGGAGTGCAGCATGTTGTGGTGTATAACACCAGCTGTGGACCAGACCTGGAGAGACTGctacagagttacacacaggaggGCTTTGTTGAA GTGGTGCCCTGGCCTATCAACCAATACATGAACCCGTCCAGTGGGTGGCAGCCCAGTGAACATGGAGGGGACATCCACTACTATGGCCAGTTGACCACTCTAAATGACTGTGTCTACAGAAATATGTATCAGTCACGCTATGTACTGCTGAACGACATCGATGAGATTATAACTCCATACCAGCATCAAACCCTGCCCCAGATGATGGATGTAATTCAGAGGCAAAACCCAAAG GCTGAAGTGTTCCTCATAGAGAACCACATCTTCCCTAAGTCCCAGTTTGAGCCCAGTGGAAGGTTTGAACGACCCACCTGGAGGGACGTTCCAGGGATCAACATCATGGAGCACATCTACAGAGAGGAGCCAGACTATCGCATCTACCACCCCTCCAAGATGATAGTACGGCCCAG GGCAGTGGAGCAGACGTCGGTCCACTCTGTGCTGCGTAACTTTGGGCAGACAGTGAAGGTTCCTCCTAACGTGTGTCATATCATCCATGTCAGAGTTCCCCTACAAGGAGGACTGACCAAGAAGGAGCTGCATGAAGACAAGAGGGTCTGGGACTACGAGAGACAGCTGGTTCCTAATGTAGATAAAGCATTGGAGAAGGCAGGACTACTGCGCATGTGA
- the LOC112266382 gene encoding uncharacterized protein LOC112266382 isoform X6, with product MMVKRRTFPLLIASALAVMVYVIFTLPRSQPGNHQHLYPHHISDQSITPVNDTKHFMVGAYKEHRLEGSSVRIISIFRRDSVQPLYCVFYCGTHWANGTKAEVQMHSDHFGFLFVTTDVLCPKHPDCDPSHVTLAIQADAELAQNQTFLRIQNLVKKEEEEFQSNFTVCWSNLFGDYNNVLQVTQTLEMYKLLGVQHVVVYNTSCGPDLERLLQSYTQEGFVEVVPWPINQYMNPSSGWQPSEHGGDIHYYGQLTTLNDCVYRNMYQSRYVLLNDIDEIITPYQHQTLPQMMDVIQRQNPKAEVFLIENHIFPKSQFEPSGRFERPTWRDVPGINIMEHIYREEPDYRIYHPSKMIVRPRAVEQTSVHSVLRNFGQTVKVPPNVCHIIHVRVPLQGGLTKKELHEDKRVWDYERQLVPNVDKALEKAGLLRM from the exons ATGATGGTGAAGAGGCGTACGTTCCCTCTACTGATAGCTTCTGCTCTGGCAGTCATGGTCTACGTCATCTTCACATTGCCCAG GTCACAGCCAGGCAACCACCAGCACCTCTATCCGCACCACATCTCTGACCAGTCCATCACACCTGTCAACGACACCAAACACTTCATGGTGGGGGCCTACAAGGAACATCGTTTGGAGGGAAGCTCCGTACGCATCATTAGTATCTTCAGAAGAGACTCTGTCCAGCCTCTGTACTGTGTGTTCTACTGTGGTACTCACTGGGCTAATGGAACGAAGGCTGAAGTCCAGATGCACTCTGATCACTTTG GTTTCCTCTTCGTGACGACCGACGTCCTTTGTCCGAAACATCCCGACTGTGACCCGTCACACGTGACCCTCGCCATACAAGCTGACGCCGAGCTCGCTCAGAACCAAACCTTCCTCCGCATCCAGAACCTTGtgaaaaaggaggaagaggagtttcAGTCCAACTTCACTGTCTGTTGGTCCAATTTATTTGGCGATTATAACAACGTGCTTCAGGTCACCCAGACTCTGGAGATGTACAA GTTGTTGGGAGTGCAGCATGTTGTGGTGTATAACACCAGCTGTGGACCAGACCTGGAGAGACTGctacagagttacacacaggaggGCTTTGTTGAA GTGGTGCCCTGGCCTATCAACCAATACATGAACCCGTCCAGTGGGTGGCAGCCCAGTGAACATGGAGGGGACATCCACTACTATGGCCAGTTGACCACTCTAAATGACTGTGTCTACAGAAATATGTATCAGTCACGCTATGTACTGCTGAACGACATCGATGAGATTATAACTCCATACCAGCATCAAACCCTGCCCCAGATGATGGATGTAATTCAGAGGCAAAACCCAAAG GCTGAAGTGTTCCTCATAGAGAACCACATCTTCCCTAAGTCCCAGTTTGAGCCCAGTGGAAGGTTTGAACGACCCACCTGGAGGGACGTTCCAGGGATCAACATCATGGAGCACATCTACAGAGAGGAGCCAGACTATCGCATCTACCACCCCTCCAAGATGATAGTACGGCCCAG GGCAGTGGAGCAGACGTCGGTCCACTCTGTGCTGCGTAACTTTGGGCAGACAGTGAAGGTTCCTCCTAACGTGTGTCATATCATCCATGTCAGAGTTCCCCTACAAGGAGGACTGACCAAGAAGGAGCTGCATGAAGACAAGAGGGTCTGGGACTACGAGAGACAGCTGGTTCCTAATGTAGATAAAGCATTGGAGAAGGCAGGACTACTGCGCATGTGA